The Oryzias melastigma strain HK-1 unplaced genomic scaffold, ASM292280v2 sc00316, whole genome shotgun sequence genome has a window encoding:
- the LOC112138256 gene encoding gastrula zinc finger protein XlCGF57.1-like produces the protein MRIHEKGNLFACQECDRSFSQKSHLNSHMRTHTGVNLFSCKECDKSFSQTSNLTTHMRIHTREKTFSCNKCDRSFSQKYYLEKHMITHTGEMPFSCKECDKSFRLVVYLKAHMKTHKRQKPFYCEECDKSFSLKCLVKSHMIIHMGDKPFSCQECNKSFRRRGELRTHLRIHTGEKPFSCKECDRSFSQKHQYDSHLRTHTEEKTFSCKECDKSFSQKSNLNTHMKTHTGDKPFQCQDCDRSFALKNTLKIHMRIHTGDKPFSCRECNKSFRQRCELKPHMRIHTGEKPFSCKECDTRFHYIHRLQSHMITHTGEKPFPCKECDKSFSRNSTLKIHMRNHTGEKPFSCKECYKSFSRNYALTTHMRTHTREKPFSCKQCEKSYRFAGGLRKHLITHTRKKPFSCK, from the coding sequence ATGAGAATCCATGAAAAGGGGAATCTATTTGcttgtcaagaatgtgatagaagttttagtcaaaaatctcATCTTAattcacacatgagaactcacacaggagtgaatcttttttcttgtaaagaatgtgataaaagttttagtcagaCATCCAATCTAACaacacacatgagaattcatacaagagaaaaaactttttcttgtaacaaatgtgacagaagttttagtcaaaagTATTATCTTGAAAAACACATGataactcacacaggagagatgcctttttcttgtaaagaatgtgataaaagttttagactTGTAGTTTATCTCAAAGCACACATGAAAACTCACAAACGACAGAAGCCTTTTTACTgtgaagaatgtgacaaaagttttagtctaAAGTGTTTGGTCAAAAGCCACATGATAATTCACATGGGAGATaagcctttttcttgtcaaGAATGCAATAAAAGTTTTAGACGAAGAGGTGAATTAAGAACACACTTGAGAATTCATACAGGGGAGAAGCCCTTTTCTTGTAaggaatgtgacagaagttttagtcaaaaacatcaATATGATTCACACTTGAGAACTCACACAGAGgagaaaactttttcttgtaaagaatgtgataaaagttttagtcaaaaaagtaaCCTCAATacacacatgaaaactcacacaggagaTAAACCATTTCAGTGTCAGGACTGTGATAGAAGTTTTGCTCTAAAAAATACCCTCAAAATACACATGAGAATTCACACAGGAGACAAGCCATTTTCTTGTCGAGaatgtaataaaagttttagacaAAGATGTGAATTAAAACCACACATGAGAatccatacaggagagaagcctttttcttgtaaagaatgtgatacaCGGTTTCATTACATACATAGACTCCAATCACACATGATAacccacacaggagaaaagccttttccttgtaaagaatgtgacaaaagttttagtcgaaATTCTACTCTCAAAATCCACATGAGAaatcacacaggagagaagcctttttcgtgtaaagaatgttataaaagttttagtcgaaATTATGCTCTCACAACACACATGCGAACTCACAcaagagagaagcctttttcttgtaaacaatgtgaaaaaagttataGGTTTGCAGGTGGTCTAAGAAAACACCTGATAACTCACACAAGaaagaagcctttttcttgtaaataa